The DNA window GGTTTCCAATTCGGCGATATGGAAAAGGAAGGCGGAGTCGCTGGTCAGCAGCATCACCGGCCGCTTACCACCCTCGGCGACCGACGCCCCGACCGCGTACGGCAATCCGGTGCCGAGGTGGCCGAAGTTCTGGTTCCAGATGACGTCGCGCGGCTTGCACTGCGAGTAGGTCCACTGGAAGATCACGGTCGCGCCGCCGTCGCGCACCAGGATGCCATCCTCGAGTTCGTTGAACGCCTTAGTCGCCTCGACGACGTAGCGCGCCGGGTGGATGGGCGAGCGTCCAGACGGTGCCGATTCCGCCATGTCCGCAAGCTCTTTCGCATCCTTTTCGATCAGGGCCTGCAGCGTGGGCGCGGGTTGGCGCGGCGAATCCTTGAGTGCGGAGACCAGCTGCGGCACGACACCGCGCAGATCGCCGACCAGCGCCACGTCGAAGCGGCGGTTGACACCGATGGCGGCCGGGTCCTGCTCGACGTAAACCCATTTGCGGTTCGCATCGTTGCCCGCCCAATGCTGGGTCCGGCCGTAGTGCATCGGCTCACCGAGTTCGGTGCCCAGCGCGACGCACAGGTCGGATTCCTCGACGGCCTCGTTGGCGGCCGGGGAGAACAAGTAGGGGAACGTGCGGTCCTGTAGTCCCGGGATGTACGAGGTACCGCCGGAGGTCTGGATCACCGGGCAGGCCATCAGCTCGGCCAGCTCCTTGACCTGCTGTTGCGTACGGGAGGTGTGCACGCCGTGGCCGACCAGCAGGACCGGGCTCTTGGCCTCGCGGATCAGCTTCACGGCCGCCGCCACCTCGCGGGTACCGGCGCCCTGGTTGACCAGCCGGTACGCCGACGGGCTCGGCGCCTCGGCGACCTCGAGTTCGGAGAGGATGACGTGCGACGGGTACTCGATGTAGGCCGGGCCGGGCGTGCCGGACATCGCGCGGCGGATCGCCTCGTGGACGATCTCGTCGGTCTGGTCGGCGTATTCGATCGAGGCGCTGTACTTGACGGACGAGGCGAAAAGTGGTTCCTGGCGGACGAATTGGATGCGCCCGCGCCGGACCCGGCGCTCGGTGATGCGGGCGCGCTGACCGCCGAGGAAGATCACCGGTGAGTTCTCCACGAGCGCGCACTGGATCGCGCCGGCGATGTTGGCCATGCCCGGGCCGAGCGTGCCGATGCACAGCCCGGGCTTACCCGTCATCCGCGATGCCGCCTCGGCCATGAAACCCGCGCTCAGTTCGTGGTGCGGTGCGACCACCGACCACCCGCGGGCGTCGGCCTCGGCGAACATGTGCACGAAGTTCGGGTCCGGGATGCCGAACAGCGTGTTCACGCCCTCGGCCTCGAACAGGTCGAGGATGCGCTTGTAAACAGGCACGGCCATGGTGGAAAACTCCTTTACTGGCAATAGGTTTCGTTAAGCGAGTGTTATCCGGGGTTCACGTCGACGGCCAAACCCAGCTCGTCGAGCACCGCCGCGGTGTGGGCGCCGAGCTCGGGCGCCGGCCCCGCCACGCGGCCCGGCGTCTGCGAGAACCAGGTGGGTACGCCGGGGAAGCGCACCGGTCCGTGCGGGCTGTCGACGGTCTCGAACATGCCGACGGCGTTGAGATGCGGATCGTCGAACAGCGCGCCGGGTGTGTTCAGCGGCGCGGCCGGTATCTCGAGTTCGCGCAGCAGCTCCAACCACTCCGCGGTGGACCGCTCTTTCATGGTCTCGGCCACCAGCCCATAGACCGTGTCGATCTCCCGGGCGCGCTGTTCCAACGTCGAATACAGCTCGCTGGCCCACGGTGGCTGAACGGCTTCCATGAAGGCGTTCCAGTGCTTGTCGTTGTAGATCAGCGCGGCGATGTGGCCGTCGCTGGTGCGGTACGGGCGGCGGTTGGGGGCCACGGTGCGCGGATACACCGCGGGGCCCAGGGGCGGGTCGAACAGGGCGCCGTTGGCGTGTTCGACGAGCATGAACGAGGCCATGGTTTCGAACATGGCAACCTCGACTTCTTGCCCCTGCCCGGTGCGCTCGCGGTGGAACAACGCCATCGTCGTCGAGTACAGCGCCGTCAGGCCGGCGATCTTGTCCGCCATGATCGTTCCGACGTAATCGGCCTCGCCGGTCAATTGCTGTTGCACCGCGGGCAGGCCGCATTCGGCCTGGATCGTGTCGTCGTAGG is part of the Mycobacterium mantenii genome and encodes:
- a CDS encoding thiamine pyrophosphate-binding protein, with translation MAVPVYKRILDLFEAEGVNTLFGIPDPNFVHMFAEADARGWSVVAPHHELSAGFMAEAASRMTGKPGLCIGTLGPGMANIAGAIQCALVENSPVIFLGGQRARITERRVRRGRIQFVRQEPLFASSVKYSASIEYADQTDEIVHEAIRRAMSGTPGPAYIEYPSHVILSELEVAEAPSPSAYRLVNQGAGTREVAAAVKLIREAKSPVLLVGHGVHTSRTQQQVKELAELMACPVIQTSGGTSYIPGLQDRTFPYLFSPAANEAVEESDLCVALGTELGEPMHYGRTQHWAGNDANRKWVYVEQDPAAIGVNRRFDVALVGDLRGVVPQLVSALKDSPRQPAPTLQALIEKDAKELADMAESAPSGRSPIHPARYVVEATKAFNELEDGILVRDGGATVIFQWTYSQCKPRDVIWNQNFGHLGTGLPYAVGASVAEGGKRPVMLLTSDSAFLFHIAELETAARQNLPLVCVVGVDHQWGLEVGVYKRTFSQPSPQPGVHWSKDVRMDKVAEGFGCHGEYVEKEEEIGPAIARAYASGKVGVVHVCIDPKANSEEMPKYDRFRTWYAEGTQ
- a CDS encoding CaiB/BaiF CoA transferase family protein: MAGVRVIDLTAMVMGPYCTQIMADMGADVIKVEPPQGDNTRYISVGPAPGMSGVFVNVNRGKRSVVLDLQTDAGARALRALVETADVFIHSMRAKAIAKLGFSYDDVAAINPAVIYTNCYGYGRRGPDHDRPAYDDTIQAECGLPAVQQQLTGEADYVGTIMADKIAGLTALYSTTMALFHRERTGQGQEVEVAMFETMASFMLVEHANGALFDPPLGPAVYPRTVAPNRRPYRTSDGHIAALIYNDKHWNAFMEAVQPPWASELYSTLEQRAREIDTVYGLVAETMKERSTAEWLELLRELEIPAAPLNTPGALFDDPHLNAVGMFETVDSPHGPVRFPGVPTWFSQTPGRVAGPAPELGAHTAAVLDELGLAVDVNPG